Genomic window (Pseudomonas sp. MM211):
ATACCTGGCTTGTAACTGGATGTGTGGCGCTGGTGGGCGTTCGCACATGGCAGAACGATGGCAAAAGGGTTGAACCGCAGCAGCGTATGAGCGGTCGAGTACACATGGGCCGGGAGGCTGTGAGGCACATCTGCAGAGGCATGCAGAGAGTCTGACGAGTTGTTTTTCCTTCCGGTGTTTGACGGCTGACGCGCAACGCGTCCGGCCAGCTCGACGGGCTGATGCCCGTTGCTGATTGGAGTCGAAACATGCTGAAAAGCTTGGGCAAGGTGCTGCTGGGCGCTGTGGCGCTGGTTGCGGTACTGGCCTTGCTGATCCACTGGATCACCCCCGCAGTGCTCGCTTCGCACCGCGAAGACCTCATCTTCTACCTGCAGGCGCATCTGTATCTGGTGTTCCTGTCGATGTTCGCAGCGCTGGCGGTGGGAATCCCCGCGGGCATCCTGCTCAGTCGACCGGGGCGCGAGCACAGTGCCGAGCGCATCATGCAGGTGTTCAACGTGGGCAACACCGTGCCGCCGCTGGCGGTGCTGGCGATTGCCCTGTCCATCGTCGGTATCGGCAATGGCCCGGCGGTGCTCGCACTGTTTCTCGCCTCATTGCTGCCCATCGTGCGTAACACCTATGAAGGTTTGCGCAACGTGCCGGGTTCGCTGAAGGAGGCGGCCACCGGTATCGGCATGACACCCGGCCAGGTGCTCTGGCAGGTCGAATTGCCCAACGCCGTACCGATCATCGTTGGCGGCGTGCGCGTCGCGCTGGCGCTGAACGTTGGCACTGCACCGCTGGTTTTTCTGATCGGCGCCAACAGCCTCGGCAGTCTGATCTTTCCGGCTATTGCCCTGGAAGATCAGCCATTGCTGATTCTGGGCGCGGCAGCCACTGCCCTGCTGGCGCTGCTGCTCGACGGCCTGGTGGCCGCGGTCAGCCGTTTCTGGTTCGAGCGAGGCCTGGCCCGCTAATGGAGACCTTGATGAAGTCATTTGTTCTTGGCCTCGGCATGCTACTGGCCGCTACCAGCCAGGCGGCGGAAATTCGCATCGGCGCCAAGGTATTTACCGAGCAGGCGATCCTCTCGGAACTCACCGCGCAGTACCTGCAGCCCCACGGCTATCAGTCGCGCATCGTCGGCAATCTGGGCAGCACCATTGCCTGGAATGCCATGAAGAACGGCCAACTGGATCTGACCTGGGAATACACCGGTACCTCGCTGGTGGCCTACAACAAGGTGACCGAGCGCCTCGACAAGGAAGCTGCCTACGCACGGGTCAAGGAGCTGGATGCCAAGACCGGTGCAATCTGGCTGACGCCGACCCGCTTCAACAACACCTATGCCCTGGCACTGCCGGAGAAGGTCGCCGAGGAGCACCCCGATATCAAAAACATCAGCGACCTGGCCGAAGCCACGCAGCAATCGGGTGACGGCAATCGCCTGCTGGCACTGGATATCGAATTCGCCAACCGCTCCGACGGCCTCGATGGGCTGGTCAAGGAGTATGGCCTGACCTTCACCCGTAACGAGATCCGCCAGATGGATCCTGGCCTGGTCTACACCGCGCTGCGCAACGGTCAGGTGTTCGTCGGCCTGGTGTACACCACCGATGGCCGTCTGGACTCCTTTGGCCTGCGCCTGCTTGAGGACGACAAGGGCTACTTCCCTGACTACACCGCAGCCCCTGTGGTGAATGCCGACTACCTGAAGGAGCACCCTGATCTGGAGGCCCTGCTCAAACCCCTGGCCGAGCGCCTGGACGACGCCACCATGCGTCGCCTCAACGCCCGCGTCGATGTCGACCGCGAGACACCCGCTGCGGTGGCCGCCGATTTCCTTCGTGAACAGAAACTGATCGAGGGGGATCGTTGATATGGATTTCATGACCGCTTTTCAGCATATCGACTGGGCACAAGTCGTCAGCCTGACCGGTGAGCACATCGCCCTGGTGGGCATCGCCGTTGGCCTGGCGATCGTCATTGGTGTGCCGCTGGGCATTCTGATGACCCGCTTCCCGTGGATTGCCGGGCCGCTGCAGGGCGCCGCTACCGTGGTGCTGACGCTGCCGGCCATCGCGCTGTTCGGGCTACTGTTGCCGTTCTACTCGCAGTTCGGCCAGGGCCTCGGGCCGCTGCCGGCCGTCACCGCCGTGTTCCTCTATTCACTGCTGCCGATCCTGCGCAACACCTACCTGGCGTTGAGCAGCGTCGAGCCGGGCATTCGCGAGGCGGGTAAAGGCATCGGCATGAGTTTCTGGCAGCGCCTGCGCATGGTCGAGCTGCCCATCGCCGTGCCGGTCATTCTGGCTGGCGTGCGCACCGCCGTGGTGATGAACATCGGTGTGATGACCATCGCCGCCACCATTGGCGCTGGCGGCCTTGGCGTGCTGATTCTCACGGCCATCAGTCGCAGCGACATGGCCACCCTTCTCGTCGGCGCGGTGCTGGTGAGCCTGCTCGCCATCGTCGCCGACCTGTTTTTGCAGTGGCTGCAGAAAACGCTCACTCCCCGTGGCCTGAAAGCCGCCCACTGAGGATTCGGACATGATTCAACTCGATAAACTGACCAAGAAATTTCACCAGAAAGGCAAAGACGTCGTAGCCGTCAACGAAGTCAGCCTGACCGTCGACGAAGGGCAGATCTGCGTGTTTCTCGGCCCGTCCGGTTGTGGCAAGAGCACCACGCTGAAGATGATCAACCGGCTTATCGAACCGACCTCCGGGCGGGTGCTGATCAACGGCGAAGACACCACCGGCATCGACGAAGTGACCCTGCGTCGCAACATCGGTTATGTGATCCAGCAGATCGGTCTGTTCCCCAACATGACCATCGAGGAGAACATCACCGTGGTGCCCAAGTTGCTCGGTTGGGACAAGAAGCGTTGCCACGAGCGGGCGGTCGAGCTGATGAGCATGGTGCAACTGGAGCCCAAGCAATACCTGTCGCGCTATCCC
Coding sequences:
- a CDS encoding ABC transporter permease — translated: MLKSLGKVLLGAVALVAVLALLIHWITPAVLASHREDLIFYLQAHLYLVFLSMFAALAVGIPAGILLSRPGREHSAERIMQVFNVGNTVPPLAVLAIALSIVGIGNGPAVLALFLASLLPIVRNTYEGLRNVPGSLKEAATGIGMTPGQVLWQVELPNAVPIIVGGVRVALALNVGTAPLVFLIGANSLGSLIFPAIALEDQPLLILGAAATALLALLLDGLVAAVSRFWFERGLAR
- a CDS encoding glycine betaine ABC transporter substrate-binding protein translates to MKSFVLGLGMLLAATSQAAEIRIGAKVFTEQAILSELTAQYLQPHGYQSRIVGNLGSTIAWNAMKNGQLDLTWEYTGTSLVAYNKVTERLDKEAAYARVKELDAKTGAIWLTPTRFNNTYALALPEKVAEEHPDIKNISDLAEATQQSGDGNRLLALDIEFANRSDGLDGLVKEYGLTFTRNEIRQMDPGLVYTALRNGQVFVGLVYTTDGRLDSFGLRLLEDDKGYFPDYTAAPVVNADYLKEHPDLEALLKPLAERLDDATMRRLNARVDVDRETPAAVAADFLREQKLIEGDR
- a CDS encoding ABC transporter permease, with the protein product MDFMTAFQHIDWAQVVSLTGEHIALVGIAVGLAIVIGVPLGILMTRFPWIAGPLQGAATVVLTLPAIALFGLLLPFYSQFGQGLGPLPAVTAVFLYSLLPILRNTYLALSSVEPGIREAGKGIGMSFWQRLRMVELPIAVPVILAGVRTAVVMNIGVMTIAATIGAGGLGVLILTAISRSDMATLLVGAVLVSLLAIVADLFLQWLQKTLTPRGLKAAH